One part of the Eriocheir sinensis breed Jianghai 21 chromosome 6, ASM2467909v1, whole genome shotgun sequence genome encodes these proteins:
- the LOC126991235 gene encoding ATP synthase subunit a-like, giving the protein MLRRGWFGRTHCTWRPHTLHSLITIAYRSHVYLSVCFGGCFCFPLFCCCFLLFIFLVLVFFFCFSFIFVLFTVFFCLLFLFCLLSLFCLVTDFFSLLFLFCSSLLFLLTCFLFCFIAIVLFYRHCFVLSPLFCFIAIVLFHRHCFVLSPLFCFIAIVLFHRHCFVSSPLFCFIAIVLFYRHCFVLSSLFCFIAIVLFYRHCFVLSPLFCFIAIVLFYRHCFVSSPLFCFIAIVLFYRHCFVLSPLFYHHFFFSSPLFCFIAIVLFYRHCFVSSPLFCFIAIVSSPLFCFIAIVLFYRHCFIAIVLFYRHYFLYR; this is encoded by the exons ATGTTG CGGCGCGGGTGGTTTGGGAGGACTCACTGTACCTGGCGCCCCCACACCCTCCACTCGCTCATTACCATAGCTTACCGGTCCCACGtgtacctgtctgtttgttttgggGGTTGTTTTTGTTTcccgttgttttgttgttgttttcttttgtttatttttttggttcttgtttttttcttttgtttttcctttatttttgttttgtttactgttttcttttgtttattgtttctgttttgtttattatcattgttttgtttagtcactgattttttttctttattgtttttgttttgttcatcgcttctttttcttttaacttgttttttgttttgtttcatcgcCATTGTCTTGTTTTATCgccattgttttgttttatcgccATTGTTTTGTTTCATCGCCATTGTTTTGTTTCATCgccattgttttgttttatcgccattgttttgttttatcgccATTGTTTTGTTTCATCGCCATTGTTTTGTTTCATCgccattgttttgttttatcgccattgttttgttttatcgccattgttttgttttatcgtcattgttttgtttcatcgccattgttttgttttatcgccattgttttgttttatcgccATTGTTTTGTTTCATCgccattgttttgttttatcgccATTGTTTTGTTTCATCGCCATTGTTTTGTTTCATCgccattgttttgttttatcgccattgttttgttttatcgccATTGTtttatcaccatttttttttttcatcgccattgttttgttttatcgccattgttttgttttatcgccATTGTTTTGTTTCATCgccattgttttgttttatcgccATTGTTTCATCGCCATTGTTTT